From the genome of Pseudomonas sp. AB6, one region includes:
- a CDS encoding response regulator transcription factor: MHSVFIIDDHPVIRLAVRMLLENENYEVVGETDNGVDAMQMVRECLPDLIILDISIPKLDGLEVLARFNAMNLPSKILVLTAQTPNLFAIRCMQSGAAGYVCKQEDLSELLSSVRAVLSGYNYFPSQALSPVSRAEGPPSEIELFKLVNDRELMVLQLFAQGRTNKEIAKGMFLSNKTVSTYKTRLMQKLRVKTLVELIELAKRNALV, encoded by the coding sequence ATGCACTCGGTTTTTATCATCGACGATCATCCTGTTATTCGCCTCGCGGTCCGGATGTTATTGGAAAACGAAAATTATGAAGTGGTAGGAGAAACGGATAACGGCGTTGATGCCATGCAAATGGTCCGCGAATGCCTGCCAGACCTGATCATCCTCGACATCAGTATCCCCAAGCTCGACGGACTGGAGGTATTGGCTCGCTTCAACGCAATGAACTTGCCGTCAAAAATTCTAGTTTTGACAGCGCAAACCCCCAATCTTTTTGCTATACGTTGCATGCAATCAGGCGCTGCCGGTTATGTATGCAAGCAGGAAGACTTGAGTGAGTTACTCAGCTCGGTAAGAGCCGTATTATCGGGCTACAATTACTTTCCGAGCCAAGCTCTGAGTCCTGTATCTCGGGCAGAAGGACCGCCTTCTGAAATAGAGTTATTCAAACTGGTCAACGACCGCGAACTCATGGTATTGCAGCTGTTCGCCCAAGGCAGAACCAATAAGGAGATTGCCAAAGGAATGTTTCTTAGCAATAAGACCGTCAGCACCTACAAAACTCGCCTGATGCAAAAACTCAGGGTAAAAACCCTGGTAGAACTTATCGAGCTGGCAAAACGCAACGCGCTAGTGTGA
- a CDS encoding transporter substrate-binding domain-containing protein, protein MSKHLMDYMKLFGCMCLSVSAQAANPVPQNYGLLSRSSPSHMDTRLDRAQWQWLQNKRELRLGTSAPDYPPFDMTLTGHDYEGFTADYAGILAHALDMQIKVLRFESREAAIEALTEGQIDLLGSANGFEAQGKHLTLSLPYAVDQPVLVTRTGETRPLSEGLAGMRVSMVYHYLPREEVKALYPNALLQIYPSFQSAINAVAFNQADVFLGDTISTHYLINKGYLNNVQMASFGKHEADGFSFAMRDDDTQLLDIVNKVLKAIPIVERVSISKRWNAGTDLLLTDQKLQLTQREERWIAQHPVAHVLINEAYAPLTFLDASGNFRGITADVLDLIRLRTGLNFEVKRVPSMAEMMKQVSAGQADIIGTMIPSDERESRFSFTRPYLDTSFVLVTRQEPDSPVRLDQFDGKRLVIIQDSPTLPFIRREHPGIQVVETDNPFQALDMLAQQQVQGAVVSLPSANYFLSSQLFEDKLQMSATVGDDQARISMATARDATELSSILDKALSSIAPEDLAIINNRWRAYVPPSGGYWRNYHELIYQIVIGTGLLLLGSLAWNAYMRRQIKKREVAERALNDQFEFMRTLLNGTPHPIYVRDRDGLLQTCNDSYLAAFSAKREDVIGKNVMDGGLSNAFEAREFAADYHRVMAEGTSLILDRALQIGDQQLTIYHWILPFRDSLGEVQGVIGGWIDISERRQLMEDLSWAKDQADAASRAKTTFLATMSHEIRTPMNAVIGMLELALKRADQGHLDRPAIEVAYTSARDLLELIGDILDIARIESGRLSLCPERANLRELVESVVRVFDGLARQKSLNLLLDLDSRINVDVLLDPLRFKQILSNLLSNAIKFTEQGQVKISVIVEDRSDAHVLHVQLLIQDSGIGITEEDQHRLFQPFAQADNSGHLARSGAGLGLVICRSLCEMMGGQLSLSSQPGQGTLVRIALTLTTLEPLHTPAQRRDEIAEISTPLNILIVDDHPANRLLMCQQLGFLGHLFQSAEHGADGLQVWIDGQFDLVLADCNMPVMNGYDLTRAIRTHEQQFALEPCTVLGFTANAQSEEHQRCRDAGMDGCLFKPVSLNELNQALANVKPGGRSKSSAPSIKTGTAAFSVEGIQALTGGKPHMIRRLLAQLLSSSQEDRMELAAIGNTDNRQSLSEMAHKIKGAAMIIQAQEVIEHCEKLEDACAQGASEAIIEGHRNAINAAMKELEHDLYLQQIDAY, encoded by the coding sequence ATGTCGAAGCACTTAATGGACTATATGAAGCTTTTCGGTTGCATGTGCTTGAGTGTCAGCGCGCAGGCAGCCAATCCTGTGCCTCAGAATTACGGGCTGTTAAGCCGCTCTAGCCCAAGCCATATGGATACCCGGCTCGACAGGGCGCAATGGCAATGGCTGCAAAACAAACGAGAGCTGAGGCTAGGGACCTCAGCTCCCGACTATCCGCCGTTCGACATGACACTCACTGGTCACGATTACGAAGGGTTTACGGCTGATTACGCTGGCATTCTTGCTCACGCACTGGATATGCAGATTAAGGTTTTGCGCTTTGAATCCAGAGAGGCGGCAATTGAGGCTTTAACCGAAGGACAGATTGACCTGCTCGGAAGCGCAAATGGTTTTGAAGCGCAAGGCAAGCACCTCACGCTGTCCCTGCCCTACGCCGTTGACCAACCTGTATTGGTTACCCGCACGGGAGAAACTCGCCCCCTTTCTGAGGGGTTGGCAGGCATGCGGGTAAGCATGGTTTATCACTATCTGCCGCGCGAGGAAGTCAAAGCGCTCTACCCCAACGCGCTCTTGCAGATCTACCCATCGTTTCAAAGCGCGATCAATGCAGTCGCTTTCAATCAGGCAGATGTTTTTCTGGGCGATACAATTTCAACCCATTACCTGATTAACAAGGGCTATCTGAACAACGTCCAGATGGCTAGTTTTGGTAAACATGAGGCGGACGGCTTCAGTTTTGCCATGCGCGACGACGATACCCAGTTATTGGATATCGTCAATAAAGTGCTCAAAGCGATTCCTATCGTCGAACGGGTAAGTATTTCAAAACGTTGGAATGCGGGCACCGATCTGCTCCTCACGGACCAAAAATTACAACTAACCCAGCGTGAAGAGCGCTGGATTGCACAACATCCAGTGGCGCATGTCCTCATTAACGAGGCCTATGCGCCCCTCACATTTCTGGACGCCAGCGGTAATTTTCGAGGAATTACCGCTGACGTACTTGATTTGATCAGACTCCGGACAGGGCTGAATTTCGAGGTCAAACGCGTTCCAAGCATGGCCGAAATGATGAAACAGGTCAGTGCAGGTCAAGCGGATATCATTGGCACAATGATCCCCAGCGATGAGCGGGAAAGCCGATTCAGCTTCACTCGCCCGTATCTGGACACGTCATTCGTTCTGGTCACTCGCCAAGAGCCTGATAGCCCAGTTCGCCTGGATCAGTTCGACGGCAAACGACTGGTTATTATTCAAGACAGTCCGACCTTACCCTTTATTCGGCGAGAACACCCTGGCATTCAGGTGGTGGAAACAGACAATCCTTTTCAGGCCTTGGACATGCTTGCTCAGCAGCAAGTCCAAGGCGCGGTTGTCTCGCTGCCCAGTGCTAACTATTTTTTGTCCTCACAATTGTTCGAGGATAAATTGCAGATGAGCGCCACGGTCGGTGACGACCAAGCCCGTATTTCGATGGCCACCGCACGTGATGCAACAGAACTCAGCTCGATTCTCGACAAGGCGCTCTCCAGCATTGCTCCTGAGGATTTGGCAATAATCAACAACCGATGGCGGGCTTATGTCCCTCCCAGTGGCGGTTATTGGCGTAATTACCATGAGCTGATTTATCAGATCGTGATCGGCACTGGGCTGTTATTGCTGGGCTCACTGGCGTGGAATGCCTACATGCGCCGCCAGATTAAAAAGCGCGAAGTGGCTGAGCGTGCATTAAATGATCAGTTTGAATTCATGCGTACGTTATTGAATGGCACGCCGCACCCTATTTATGTCCGTGACCGTGATGGGTTGCTGCAAACCTGTAACGACAGCTACCTGGCCGCATTTTCGGCTAAGCGTGAAGACGTTATAGGCAAGAATGTGATGGACGGCGGGTTGAGCAATGCATTCGAGGCGCGGGAGTTCGCCGCTGATTATCATCGGGTAATGGCGGAAGGTACTTCGTTGATTCTTGATCGCGCATTGCAGATCGGCGACCAGCAACTCACCATCTACCACTGGATTTTGCCTTTTCGCGATTCGCTCGGAGAAGTCCAGGGCGTCATCGGCGGCTGGATCGATATCAGCGAGCGCCGCCAATTGATGGAAGACCTGAGCTGGGCCAAGGATCAGGCGGACGCCGCCAGCCGAGCCAAAACGACCTTCCTGGCAACCATGAGCCATGAAATTCGCACGCCCATGAATGCGGTCATTGGCATGCTCGAACTTGCGCTAAAAAGGGCCGATCAAGGTCATCTGGACCGACCTGCCATTGAGGTGGCCTACACGTCTGCCCGCGATCTTTTGGAGTTGATTGGTGACATTCTAGATATCGCCCGGATTGAATCTGGCCGCCTGAGCCTCTGTCCTGAACGGGCGAATCTACGCGAGTTGGTGGAGTCGGTGGTACGCGTATTTGACGGCCTCGCCCGACAAAAAAGCCTGAACCTGCTGCTCGACCTCGATAGCCGTATCAATGTCGACGTTCTGCTCGACCCATTACGGTTTAAGCAGATCCTTTCAAACTTGCTCAGTAATGCCATCAAGTTCACCGAGCAGGGCCAAGTCAAAATAAGCGTGATCGTAGAGGACCGTTCCGACGCTCATGTATTGCATGTGCAATTGCTGATCCAGGACAGCGGAATTGGCATCACTGAAGAAGATCAACATCGATTGTTTCAACCCTTCGCTCAAGCTGATAATTCCGGGCACTTGGCCAGAAGCGGCGCGGGACTGGGGCTGGTTATCTGCCGCAGTCTGTGTGAAATGATGGGAGGACAGTTGAGTTTGAGCAGCCAGCCAGGTCAAGGCACATTGGTCCGGATTGCCTTGACGCTGACCACCCTGGAACCGCTCCATACTCCCGCGCAACGGCGAGATGAGATCGCTGAAATCAGCACGCCGCTGAACATTCTAATTGTCGATGATCATCCAGCAAACCGACTATTGATGTGTCAACAACTAGGCTTTCTGGGGCACCTTTTTCAGTCGGCAGAACATGGCGCGGATGGGCTACAAGTTTGGATTGATGGCCAGTTCGATCTGGTTCTGGCCGATTGCAACATGCCGGTTATGAATGGTTATGACCTGACCCGCGCCATCCGTACCCATGAACAGCAGTTCGCGCTTGAGCCCTGTACCGTTCTCGGTTTTACCGCCAATGCTCAATCTGAGGAGCACCAACGCTGTCGGGATGCCGGAATGGATGGTTGTTTATTCAAACCCGTCAGCCTGAACGAACTCAATCAAGCACTGGCCAACGTAAAACCAGGTGGTCGTTCGAAGTCATCGGCACCGTCCATCAAAACCGGCACTGCGGCATTCAGTGTCGAGGGCATCCAGGCTTTGACGGGTGGCAAGCCGCACATGATCCGTCGTTTACTGGCGCAATTGCTCAGCAGCAGCCAAGAGGATCGCATGGAGTTGGCGGCGATTGGGAACACTGACAATCGTCAAAGCCTCAGTGAAATGGCCCATAAAATCAAAGGGGCAGCAATGATCATCCAGGCACAAGAGGTGATTGAACACTGCGAAAAGTTAGAGGACGCCTGTGCTCAAGGGGCGTCAGAGGCAATCATCGAAGGGCATCGAAACGCGATTAACGCCGCAATGAAAGAACTGGAACACGACCTTTACCTGCAACAGATAGACGCTTATTAA
- a CDS encoding GNAT family N-acetyltransferase produces MTTQWIEMNAEQFRGYAAHSSAGYANDIQLTYKQPPDLTPLQQSCLMDTLLPQGVNTPNHYLFTLHSTEGEAIGVLWFGTHMEYGAKTLFIYDLEIYPRAQRRGHATEVMSMLECWARTNDVDCLELNVFAHNKAAQALYHSCGLIPYEITMGKQLD; encoded by the coding sequence ATGACCACCCAATGGATCGAGATGAATGCCGAGCAATTTCGTGGCTATGCGGCGCACTCCAGCGCCGGGTATGCCAACGATATTCAACTGACCTACAAGCAACCGCCCGACCTGACTCCATTGCAACAAAGCTGCTTGATGGACACGTTGCTTCCACAGGGGGTCAACACGCCGAATCACTACTTGTTTACGTTGCACTCCACTGAAGGCGAAGCCATTGGCGTGCTCTGGTTCGGCACCCACATGGAATACGGTGCCAAGACATTGTTTATTTATGACTTGGAAATCTACCCAAGAGCGCAGCGTCGCGGCCACGCGACTGAAGTGATGAGCATGCTTGAGTGTTGGGCTCGCACCAACGATGTCGATTGTCTGGAGCTCAATGTCTTCGCCCACAATAAGGCGGCCCAGGCGCTTTATCATTCTTGTGGACTGATTCCGTATGAGATAACCATGGGCAAGCAGTTGGATTAA